In a single window of the Dryobates pubescens isolate bDryPub1 chromosome Z, bDryPub1.pri, whole genome shotgun sequence genome:
- the LOC128899356 gene encoding LOW QUALITY PROTEIN: serine/threonine-protein kinase PAK 1-like (The sequence of the model RefSeq protein was modified relative to this genomic sequence to represent the inferred CDS: deleted 1 base in 1 codon) produces the protein MAERLLAGLGCLLEFANAFNSLLDRPWLMTELLAKHISRGFGRAHPSGVVKDGEACHEDSGPGAENLRVPASSEERTYDYAPQPLRVHQPEGAKLTTSSAPGHLLDELPSAEGEEDKADGYEGEEYGREEHDSQEYEDYFEREKEVGAEDGENWEEDYEPLPVMVPPSEYAKLQQQLRAQQTDEDPLDKLRSIVSMGHPENKYAEAEKLGQGSYGAVFRAVEMATGREVAIKHISVNQGDEDYVMQEILVQRDHKNPNIVNYLDSYLVGAELWLVLEYLDGGSLADVLQVTRMDEGQTATVCRECLQGLDCLHSDGVIHRDIKGCNILLGTDGSVKLADFGVCALLTPEQNKRTSYAGTPRWMAPEILKEEPYGPKVDIWSLGITTVEMAKGEPPYASENDSKVGDLIAANGTPKLQNPDELSAVLRDFLQCCLEVDVDRRWSAKDLLQHPFVTAAGPVSNLISLTHAVKEARNRVH, from the exons ATGGCAGAGCGGCTCCTTGCTGGCCTTGGCTGCCTGTTGGAGTTCGCCAATGCTTTCAACAGTTTGCTGGACAGGCCCTGGCTGATGACAGAGCTTCTAGCAA AGCACATCAGCCGTGGATTTGGAAGAGCCCATCCTTCTGGAGTGGTTAAGGACGGTGAAGCATGCCATGAG GACTCAGgaccaggagcagagaaccTCAGAGTTCCTGCTAGTTCTGAAGAGAGGACATACGACTATGCACCTCAGCCTCTGAGGGTACACCAGCCTGAAGGTGCAAAGTTG ACCACCTCATCAGCACCAGGTCACCTGCTAGACGAATTGCCCTCTGCTGAAGGGGAGGAAGACAAAGCAGATGGCTATGAAGGTGAGGAATATGGCAGAGAGGAGCATGACAGTCAGGAATATGAAGATTAttttgagagagagaaggaagttgGGGCTGAAGATGGAGAAAACTGGGAGGAAGACTATGAGCCTCTTCCAGTTATGGTCCCTCCATCTGAATATGCAAAACTG CAACAACAGCTGCGGGCA CAGCAGACAGACGAGGACCCCCTGGACAAACTCA GGAGCATTGTGAGCATGGGACATCCTGAGAATAAAtatgcagaggcagagaagctgGGCCAGGG GAGCTATGGAGCTGTTTTTCGTGCTGTTGAAATGGCCACAGGACGAGAG GTGGCCATCAAGCACATTTCTGTCAACCAAGGGGACGAGGACTATGTGATGCAGGAAATCCTGGTTCAGCGGGACCATAAGAACCCAAACATCGTCAACTACCTGGACAG CTATCTggtgggtgctgagctgtggctggtCCTGGAATACCTCGATGGGGGCTCCCTGGCTGATGTGCTTCAGGTGACACGTATGGATGAAGGCCAGACAGCAACTGTCTGCAGGGAG TGTCTGCAAGGCTTGGACTGCCTTCATTCCGACGGAGTCATCCACAGGGACATCAAAGGGTGTAACATCCTGCTTGGAACGGACGGGTCTGTCAAACTGG CTGATTTTGGCGTCTGCGCTCTGCTCACCCcggagcagaacaagaggacctcCTACGCTGGAACCCCCCGCTGGATGGCTCCAGAAATACTGAAGGAAGAGCCCTACGGCCCCAAGGTGGACATCTGGTCCCTTGGCATCACGACAGTGGAAATGGCcaaaggagaacctccctacgCCTCTGAAAACGACAGCAAG GTGGGCGACCTGATTGCTGCCAACGGGACGCCAAAGCTGCAGAACCCGGATGAGCTTTCTGCTGTCCTTCGTGACTTCCTCCAGTGCTGCCTGGAGGTGGATGTGGACAGGCGATGGTCTGCCAAGGACCTGCTGCAG CACCCATTTGTGACGGCAGCAGGGCCGGTCTCCAACCTCATCTCACTGACCCATGCAGTAAAGGAAGCCAGGAACCGTGTCCACTAG